The window ATCACATTTGATGCTTTTTTAATAggcatttaataaaatttgtttttacttCTCAAAATGTAtacattcttataaaaaaaagtataaattctgtgtctaaaaaaaattagagagaagaactcaaaatagagaaaatacAGTAACTTTATGTTTCACCGCTTCAGAAAACGGGATCTCAAAAGATTACACATCACGAGATTTAAGATTTATCTCAAGGTGagttttcaaaatgaaaaatgctTATCGGTAAGAGTTCGTACTTGCACGAAATATTTTACCATCGCTCAGCACTGTTGATTTATGTCAAAGACTTTGATTGTAAAATTACTCATCTAAAATCAACCAAGCTTTGATTTTCGTATAGTGTTTGTGCATAAAACTTTCGCGCTATATACCATTACTGTTTCAGAAAATAGGAGACAACGGtgagtaatgttttttttttaaaaaagactcacagtaaaagaaaattatttgacaaaagctaatatttctatataaaaggtaaaagattaattataaaattaaagaattaccAGTATAAAATCAgttaatactttaaaaaaattcaaaaattaattaccaCATCTCTTTGTGAGTGATTATTTGTCTCTCTCCTGtgttctttcttttaatttcttcagTTCTCATCTACTACCTTCTCCCTTCCTCTTTCTTTATATGCTTTTGAATCTTCAGCATAACCCAACAACCACACtaggttttcattttttgttctgaattcaaaatagtattttgtttctctctcaTCAAATCTTGGATTCAGTTTTGGTTTTCCAAAGGTAAAAAAGGTTTCTTTATGGTGCATAATCCTtgccgttttttttttcttcttcttggttaTTGTTGTTTCAGATTCTTCTCTTTCTTAGCCTTAGCTcattctttgttttttgtttttttttttgtttccttagATGGATCAAAAAGATAAGCATACGGTTTCACATCAAGGGCGGGGCGAATCTAGCAAGAAAGAGAATATGAAAAGATCGCTCTTGGGTCCTTGCAAAGCTGAGGTTGAATCAACAACGGCTGATGAGGCAACTGCAGCGAAAAGCCCTTCACCAATGCTACGTGAGTGCAATATTTGCGGCAAGGTCTTCAGCAGCGGCAAGGCTTTGGGGGGTCACCGAAGATCGCACTTTCAAAAGCACCAGAAGAAGGTAAAAGTCCGTTTCACCAATCACTCGTCAAAAGCTGGTGATAGCAGCAACATTAATAGGGCTAATAATTGTGATTACGATGCTGATGATGATGGGAAACGCATTTGTTGCATTTGCAAGAAggaatttcccaccaaaaacgCATTGTTTGGCCACATGCGATCTCACCCTGAGAGGTCATGGAAGGGTGTGTCTCCTCCCACTCGTTCTCCCAATAAGAactcctcatcttcttctctctcttcttacACTTTTTCTTCCCAAAATTCTGATTCTATGGAGAAAAACATGGAAGAGTATCGtgatgatgattatgttgattgTGTTGGTGGGGGTGGGGgtaatattgttattattgatctTTCAACTTTTACTTCACCCAGTTGGCTTAAGACTGATGTGAGAGGCAGAAAGTGTATTGGGGCTTATGAGGCTGCTGAAACCCTCACTTACCTAAGTGCTTATTCTAAGTACTTTTGCAGTGAGTCTAATAGGGTTTCTCCCAAGAAGGATGAAGTGCTGTCGAAAAGTGCTCCACCTCTAATCAAGAATGGCAAAAGGAAGGTTGGTGAATCGTCATCGAGCAAGAAACATAAGGTGAAAAAGATTAAGTTTTATCTGAATGGTGAATTGAAGATCGGAAAGAAAAATGATGGGGACGGTGaatttgatgatgatgaggGTGAGAAGCTGAATAGGTGCAAGGGTTTATCTAAATCTGGGGTTGGAAGAATTTTGTATATGGATGATGAGGTGGAAGAGGAGGAGGGTGTGGACGAGGCTTTCGACGATGTGATCACTGAGGTGGTTGCTCCTGCTAAGGTGCAAGATCACGTTGATGAAAGGAAGGTGAAGAGGGTGGTGGACCATAAAGGGAAGAACAGTAAGAAACTGGTGATGAAATTTAAGGCAAAAGACACAGAATATGAGAATGGAGgtcaagagaaagagaaagtgggTGGGTATAAATGTGGAGCTTGTGGGAAAAAATTTTCAACTTTCCAAGGCTTGGGAGGGCACAGATCAGTGCACAAGGAGAAGAACACTGAGATCATGGACGAGTCGAACCGCTCCAAAGCTGTTGTTGCTGATCAAGAAGACAATTCTTCCAGCTCTAGTAACATGCACAAGGTGGATGAGGCCACAATGAATGAAGCACCATTACCAACAGACGAGACAACAGCGAATGAAAAGGCACCATTGCTGGCAGATGAGGCATGTCAATCTTCTCCATGTACCAAGAAATTGGATTTTGATCTGAATGAGCTGCCTTGTGGTATGAAGGATTAAGCAATTTGTACAGTTCTCCATTTTGCTatactatatattaatatatgttttagtttcaatagtagttttagtttttagaaTTTCTATGGTAGGCTCTAAAACTTAAGAGTTGTGTTACAGTTATCGAGAAATTCTCTCCTCTGCCTTTCTCTGACTCTGATGTGCTTAAAACTCATTCAGGTATTGGTCTATAAAATAATTGTACCAAAACTCTTAACTTTACTTGGTACCTAGCAATTCTCCTTTGTTTTACTTTAAAGCATGCTTTcagtttatatatacatatatattgtgTATACTGTTTTCCATTAGATGACGGTGTTACGTAGATTTTCAACATCTGATgatcttatcttttatatttgattttcaatttccatttagaataaatcttaattttttttgtcttttgaatttctGTTGTTTTGGACTCATCACTCAGACTCTTTTGAATATCAGTGATCACTTTGACTCAATTTATAATTCCGATTGACGATCCGCTGTGCTTTTTGAATATATCTTGAAAGAATGTTTTCTATCATTTAAACTATCTaatctaatttaatattattaggcAATAAGATTTATGttgtatttcttatatatatatatatatatatatatatatatatatatatatatattgtgtataCTGTTTTCCATCAGATGACAGTGTTATGTAGATTTTCAACatatgttgattttatcttttatatttgattttcaatttccatttagaataaatctcaattttttttgtcttttgaatttctGTTGTCTTGGACTCATCACTGAGACTCTTTTGAATATCAGTGATCACTTTGACTGCATTGATCAATTTATAATTCCGATTGACCATCCACAATAATTTGacgatatataattttaaaagagaatatttattaattacaaaagCAAAATAACTTCAAAAATATAGTCCACTGTGCTTTTTGAATATATCTTAAAAGAATGTTTTCTATCATTTAAACTATCTaatctaatttaatattattaggcAATAAGATTTCTGTTgtatttcttaaatataatagtcagtttttattttttttttcaaaagtcaaatTGAAATTGACGCAAATTTATAGTTTGGAGCAATCAAAGGAAATCAAGCTAACTCATGCGATTCTTGTTTAgtacttatatttttatctaattactAGTATCATGCTATGCaataaatcaaataatcaaatactATTGCAGATTAATGTAATTAAGATAGTAATTGAAAATCACAATAATTTTTTCGTTTCCTCTTATTCTCTCACCTTCCCATTCACCTACAATGACGCTCTTCCGCCGCCAAAGTGACTGGCGGCGACGCCAGCGTTCTCTGCTCTCGGAACAGTGGCGTCACCACCTTCTCCCTCCGCAGCTGAATCACTTAAACATCACGGTTTCTATTGCTTGTGGGAGAGAGGCAGAAACTACGGATGGGCGACAGGGCGAGGTGTTGGAGGAAGTGAAGGGTTAAAatcgaaaaaataaaaataaaaaataaaatggaaaaataaatctagtctttgattttaaaatcaattcatttataattttgatcggTCAATCATATTTTGAACAAGTTtaattgcttaatttttttaatctacttttTTAAACtagttatttttaactaaaaatcttTGTCAATTGaatctattaaattattttgaacacTCTTTTGCTCAAAAACtcataaatcaaaatattaaatttcaccCAAAATAGATTTACTTAATCCTCTTTCTCTTCACATATCCATCCTCTaaattgtttcaaatttttttgaactttaaaATTTCCATCTTTTAAACTTTCATAATTTCATTTCTTAAATTCATCAAAAACAGGGTTTTGTTCTAGTGGTAGGCGCTATTAGGGGTGCACGGATATATTTTTGAATCACTTTATAAAAATGGTTTGTTTAACAgtcaattattcatttttaatcatacatttttaatcatacatttttaatcactttagtcatttttaaaatGGTAGGCGCTATTAGGGGATCAATTCCATTTTTTCTCCAAAACAGTTTGATTTTTCAAAATGGATTGAtttgatttatgtttttatttttttttcacaccacTAATTAATTCCCCACAATATCATGAATCAAGATTTAAATTTTCGTTAACTTGTGACTATATCTTTGTACAAGATTGTCTACAAATGAGAATTCCTATGAAAACTACGGTAACGATCTTAAATTGATATGAAATTTTCACctattttcatgaaaaaatagTATTCTGAcagatttatttaagaaaaagaaaaatggaaaaaagtactaaattatttaattcaaaaaaagaaaattatgttatgaaaaacattaattataaaaatttaaatacaatttaaaccatatagaataaaaatataattatcaaaagTTGGGGATTCAAGTGGTTCAACACTTAACTCTTAGGGAGTATTTGTTTCACGGATAAATTTTTTAGTCCTAAGAATAGAAGGGTGAAAAAAACTATCCCATATTTGTTaggaagtaataaaataattaatcatggatatattttatttttggataaattataatttcaccTTCAACCAATATTTAATTCTCACAAAAGAGGTAGGAAACATTTATTCCCATGTGATAGGAATCTCTCTTTGTGAGTAATATTACTATCCAGTATCCTACTATCCTCTGGATGCTTCATGTTGTGTAGTAgaactttttcttttccaacAAATTTTGTCCCTATATATTGCATCAATTTCATTCATGTTACGTATGTTacaattaatgtctcatgtaaGAGACATGCGACTTATGTagagactaataaataaataattaataattaggaattaaattataattgggtTAAATAGGACAAGTTTTCAAAGATAACTACTACTTGATAGGAATAGTAGTTATAAAAGGGATTAATACCACTACTATGAGATCATGTCTCCTCCTTGACAGAAAGTGTTCTAGACAAACAAACAGTTAAGGGACTCAAATCTTGTTTCTCttatatttcaaatcaaatacaCCATATAAAAGTCTCACTATAGAAAAATGTatgcattgtttatttattatttatgagaatcataggtttcaagatcctattGGTTCTCTATAATTGTTAATCTAGGaaatccttaaattttttatgaaatttatgattatgcgataatgatttattttctccCAATTATGCTTGAaccctaattataaaatttaaggatTTTATTTGTGTGGTAGTGTGTTTTTGTTGTTCCATCTTATGCTATTTGATATATAATAAAGAGAAAGTGTTTTAAGTTGAATAGAATGAAAGGAATACGAAACAAGGAAATATCTCTCCTATGAGCATTCTGGCTGAATTGAAAAAGAAGCTATCATTGAATAAGGAATTCCTTTTGGAATTGCTATTCTAACCCACTTTTTTCTATCCTCAATTCCACAtgctcattttttttcctaaatattATTGTTCAATGTCATTAAAGGATTTAAAGTTTATTTCCTGGAATTAAATTGACGTGAATGCTTTGAAATTGTCGGTatcaataaatatgtatatgctacatatttgcttgaacgtgtttgaatgcaaaaggaaaataaatatgaatatcaTTTTATGGcttggaatgaaattaataaaatggctatgaattgttaatagcaataagtatgtgcaagccatatatttggttggaattaagcGTATGATagatttgttagtcaccaaatttataaggttatttcattccaaattaatgattatttcaattactcatagaataatggatgctaaattatatgattattggtttatgggtacattaaaattcattgttataaagcatttatggatcgcccaaaggttgattacttattcttataattaatgaatataattgtaggcgacttgtgtgtatcattagttttatttatatatccaaAGGTAAAAGGTAgtactaattggtgcatatttaattgacAAATAATGTTAAGAATGTTATTAGCATCATTGTGTTTGTATGTTATGTGTTggttgttagacaagtggcctcagatatcttaagaaggggggttgaattaagatattccaaactacttccccaattaaaaatctatttgacttttttttaatcaagttataaattcccttaacaatgaacttcttaaatattaattcaaataaaacaatttgaatatgaatataaagcaataataaataaaggagtttaagggaagagaaagtgcaaactcagatttatactggttcgaccacacccttgtgcctacgtccagtccccaagcaacccgcttgagagttccactatcttataaattccttttacaagttctaaacacacaagggcaatccttcctttgtgtttagaattcttttacaacaagagaccctcggtctcttaatcccttagagaattagaaggagaagaagaatgaatctctcttgaaagagatagattttacaatctgagcactcaaatgattccttaatgaattgcaattgaattggccaaggaattcttaagaggataaaggattttgctctttgagagaataaacacttgttgttctgaaaaaactCTCCTCAAATTCGTGTTgtaaatcacatatatatagaccattggtggtcatgaaaaaaccttttgagaagttgtgactcttagacttatttttctgaaagtcttgtctggtaatcgattacaggatttgtgtaatcgattacagcttttaaaatttgaatttaaaacgtttattaactgctggtaatcgattaccaaaattgtgtaatcgattacacagtctaaaatttgaattcaaatttttagtagctgttgtaaagcatatttggtcactggtaatcgattacatcctctagtaatcgattatcagagagtaaaccctttgaaaaacactttttaatttaaattacttggccaaaccttttgctaattcaattaggaattcccttcctaatatactagtgatcttcttgatgttgtgacttgtattcttgaagtattgtcttgaatttaaacttgaaaagcccatttgcattaattgcatcatatcatcaagatcatcatcaaaacaccaaaggcatttgcatctacaatctccccatttttgatgatgacaatacaagtcctgaaatcaagattcaagagcaaacaacaaacatttgtatatatatacaatttacgtttactccccctatgttttggaatttatGATCACTTGCTTTCaaagtttgttaagcttttcTACACCCCATTTTctcccctttggcaacatcaaaaagccaaagttctTGAGAAGTAAACCAGAGATAATAATGGAATAGAAACAGATGAACATCAAAGTGTAAGGCATAATCAACTAAACTCACAAATGAGAAATAACCAAACCATAatccaaataatttaaaaccaaaCCACAGAGTATCAAAGCATAAaagttggaaattcaaattctacaaGATAAATAGAGTacttaacataataatttaaactctaagaaactaaacagccaaaatacacggcttataagagacatataattagaaactaaattctaagaaggtggaggtggtggtggaagatcgaaactatGACGAATGTATCCTACATCCTCTTCGAGCTGTGTGAGGCGAATTTCCATGTCGGCAAAGCGTGTATCTAATGAGTCGAAacggtcaccaacataagaacgaagaccccgtaattcagagaggacttcattcatgagtgctaAATCATCGtgctgaggaggaggtgaaggagtacgttcatcttgaggagggagtgcatccttcttcagccattgaccattccgatctttacggtACCCAAAGGAAGTCAcggcaccagcaccaattgtaaaggaacgcttgacttgaacaaatggttcatcatcaagcggaatttgaaaatgacgcagaaatagagtaatcaaatgtggataagggagaggtgcattggcccgtaatgccttatgcattcggtaccgaaccaaatgggcccagtcgatctgacgaccggtaagaaaagcccacataagaatcaaatcctcctctgaggcttgtgctaaatttgaagaccgaggaagcaaaattctaacaattatatagtgcatgatgcgattatcaaatgttaatgacccggccagcaatttgccggtcatttcagcttgatcattgcagaccatacgatgagcatcatgactcgaataatcaaatttccagtcatcaacaatggtgccctcaaaaggtgcaccttgactgggtaaattagttaaagaaaagaacaatgactgatcaatgaccataggaataccatgcacctcagaaataataatgccatcctgaatttttaaattgcagtagaagacctttacaagttcaggataatatggcaattttaatgacatgaaatcaacaaggccagaattttgaaacacttgatagcaatcaaacgtttcatcattaatgaattctatgtctaggtacttagggtctaagatgattcTAGAAGAacactgagaaaggtaccgtagacgctgatcatcggatgaaaacaatgtggatgatcttggagatgacaaagagggatgaataggtgttgtgggtgctccggatggtccgtggcggcgatgggcagcagcagtggtggtggaggatgatccatttctcttcttcgatggttctgccattttgattaagtttcagtggatttcaatcggtggaagtgaaagaggagtgaaaaagagggagattgggctttacgggacgcgATTTGGTGAAGATTTGAGTAAGATACGAAGCTTGGAAGATTTAGGTATGGAGGAGACGTGAGGGGAGGCTGTGGCTGCACAGCAATGCTGATTTCATGAGTATTTATAGACGAGgacgagttgtaatcgattacagggattggtaatcgattacaggagcaataagccttctggtaatcgattacaggatgttgtaatcgattacaggctgcctgtttatgtgtaatcgattacactggatggtaatcgattaccagagcctatcctaggctagtttcttaagagagtatctatgtttatgctaaaacacatccaatatgattaattataactactaatgcacttaattcaatcattcaactaTTAAATACAAAGGAaattataaattctatcataataacaagaatttaaacaagatcaatcaaaataatctataaacaatcaatcataaaagtaaattaatcaatcaatccttatttttctaaattactaacatctaaaaggcctaattctcttctaatagagaagaatacttccttggggagaggttttgttaaaatatcagcgagttgattcttagtatcaacaaactctaatacacaatctccctttaggacatgatctctaagaaaatggtgtctaatctctatatgtttagttctaaagtgttgaactgggtttttggatagatttatggcactagtattatcacacctaataggtatgcgatcaagaaggatgccatagtcagataattgttgcttcatccataaaatctatgcacaacaacttccaacagagatatactccgcttcagcagtggataaaacaacattgttttgtttcttactatgccatgagacaagagccgatccaatgaattgacaagttccacttgtgctctttctatcagttttagatccggcaaaatcagaatcagaatatcctattaagttacatgttgaattcttaggataccataatcctaaattgattgtacctaatagatatctcatgattctctttactgcactcaaatgtgattgtttgggattggattgaaacctagcacacatgcatacactaaacataatatcaggtctactagcagataaatagagaagagatccgatcatacctcgatattgttttatgtctatagactgaccagattcatctttatctaagtaacagctaGTACTCAttggtgtagacatgtgttttgcactttccatcccaaatcttttgatcaattccctgcagtacttggattgattgatgaatataccttcttgagtttgcttgatttgtaatcccagaaagtactttagttctcccatcattgacatttcaaattcactttgcatatcaagggaaaactccttgcacaatgaatcattagtggatccaaaaattatatcatcaacatatatttgaaccaacaaaatatcattgtgctttctctttatgaataatgtggtatccactttacctctagagaattctttttctagaagaaaattgcttaagcgttcataccacgccctaggggcttgtttcaaaccataaagagccttttgtaatttataaacatgatttggtttatccggattttcaaaaccagggggtggttcaacatatacctcttcttgaattaagccatttagaaaaacactcttaacatccatttgataaagtttaaaatccattatggatgcatatgctaagagcattctaatggcttctaatcttgcaacaggagcatatgtttcttcatagtctattccttcttcttgattatacccttttgctactaacctggctttatttctaataattataccatgttcatctaatttatttctaaaaacccattttgttcctatgacaggataattttcaggtttttctactaatttccacacattgtttctttcaaattgattcagttcttcttgcatggaaatgatccagttatcatctattatggcttcttttatatttttaggttcaatcatagatacaaaagccatattattgcataaatctttaagagaatgtctagttgttaccccttttgagatatcaccaataatattgtcgaggggatgatctcttgaagctttccattctctttgaagttcatcattggatttgacttcttctagaggatcttcattgtttcctttatcatttcctttggaatcttgttcatgaatattcatatgttctaaagaatctgcaatatcatctagcatattctttcttgacaagatagcattagattcatcaaaggtaacatgaatggattcctcgatattcatagttcttttattatatatcctatatgctttgctttatAATGAATATCCAataaaaataccttcatcagattttgcatcgaattttcctaagttatctttaccattattgagcacaaagcatttgcaaccaaaaacatgtagatgagaaatattaggttttctaccattatataactcatatggggttttctttaaaatgggtcttattaaggccctattcatgatgtaacatgcagtattgaccgcttcagcccaaaaatactttggaagagaagtatcatttaataaagttctagcaatttcttccaatgacctatttttcctctcaacaactccattttgttgaggggttctaggtgcagaaaaattgtgttcaataccatgttcatcacagaataattcaaaatctttgttttcaaactcacccccatgatcacttctaatggatgcaatcttaagatttttcttgttttgtataactttagcaagttttctaaatgcttggaatgcatcacttttatgtgtaataaataatgtccaagtatatctagagaaatcatcaactataactagggcatagtaatttcctccaaaactcatggttctagacggaccaaataaatccatatgtaataattgtaagggttgagtgattgaaacaacatttttaggtttgaatgagactcttgtttgtttgcccttttgacatgcatcacatagtttatttttttcaaatttcaatttaggcaaaccaactactaaatcttttgaaattaatttatttaagtgatccatgtttatgtgagcaattcttttatgccataaccatggatcttcatctttgctaagaaagcaatgattgttttctagttttatgcttaagtctatcatgtaaacattattaactctatgtcctacatgctttatattaatgtcatgcttatgttctataagacatttctgagaatcaaatgatacaagatagcctttgtcgcataattgactaacgctaagcaggttgtgcttaaggccttcaacaagtagaacattttcaatggagtttgaagaatttgtacctattttaccaactccaaggattcttccattgttgttgtcaccatatgttacatgcccgcttttctttggagagatatgtgtaaactttgatgcatctccagtcatatgttttgagcatccgctatctatgtaccacttctttctcaaagatacctacataatcaagtttttgacttaggtacccaaactttattgggtccttgtatgttagtataa of the Glycine max cultivar Williams 82 chromosome 13, Glycine_max_v4.0, whole genome shotgun sequence genome contains:
- the LOC102664324 gene encoding uncharacterized protein codes for the protein MKRSLLGPCKAEVESTTADEATAAKSPSPMLRECNICGKVFSSGKALGGHRRSHFQKHQKKVKVRFTNHSSKAGDSSNINRANNCDYDADDDGKRICCICKKEFPTKNALFGHMRSHPERSWKGVSPPTRSPNKNSSSSSLSSYTFSSQNSDSMEKNMEEYRDDDYVDCVGGGGGNIVIIDLSTFTSPSWLKTDVRGRKCIGAYEAAETLTYLSAYSKYFCSESNRVSPKKDEVLSKSAPPLIKNGKRKVGESSSSKKHKVKKIKFYLNGELKIGKKNDGDGEFDDDEGEKLNRCKGLSKSGVGRILYMDDEVEEEEGVDEAFDDVITEVVAPAKVQDHVDERKVKRVVDHKGKNSKKLVMKFKAKDTEYENGGQEKEKVGGYKCGACGKKFSTFQGLGGHRSVHKEKNTEIMDESNRSKAVVADQEDNSSSSSNMHKVDEATMNEAPLPTDETTANEKAPLLADEACQSSPCTKKLDFDLNELPCGMKD